From Segatella copri, the proteins below share one genomic window:
- a CDS encoding TonB-dependent receptor, with translation MMLALSLVNVTAAFAQDDNSSAKEEGNRNVMLNAASANGPREIQIGLPSADVNVLENGLPVTYATNPHSVNTIWRGDASLSHQGLLKIAETAITTGNIGYAVNSFTQKGQKGFNGTLNYKSNHFGLQEFSLNMNGDLGSDWYYSFNMYQDFDPGTFKIKSTPYQDRTQIYKALLTKKYNGNRGEFTAMYKYANSHNVYNYATQSAPFIYVGDGSVKEYGNFKLGTTSYLPIDNEMTYRDMRTGKLEQTSLYDACLNKTSEVTLMNNYRFNNGLNWKATLKYDHSRGAMVYQSPMSIIDLKNEANKGVYNYMYRDIDGQTKSYDGQYVQTRMSCLNSGTIDEALFTTELSKKFRTSTFRLGVNEWFYHIDYCSNTTMYDQSVPSDGSYALRVWDANQRNSYFYDFNKNASEYYKGSENKLALYFTHDWDVTNKLNLYYGARLEWQKLKGENAAVKNANGDFVGRFTDYHLGATAADGTKIAPADLSYSWLNYDFSVAATYKLTDNFGFTGDFTYIVQHPKFEAFAPATLPNTGKISVPLGRAGIYYNNSWLSLTSLFSYISKTNNNSTLNLQHGREIKAAPMTYDIQTWGWTTDAVAHPFKGFDFHFLFTYQKPTYKKYETCITFSDGYVGNINATGNIVAEIPQILIELDPSYMITKDIKLWTSFRYFSKTYANINEAYYFNGHWETFGGLNWQATKRLALGCTVVNFLNQTGAKGSIAGAELITKDEAKGIKNQIMTGSYLRPFTVEFTASLKF, from the coding sequence ATGATGCTTGCACTTTCATTAGTTAATGTTACAGCAGCTTTTGCACAGGATGATAATTCTAGTGCGAAGGAAGAGGGTAATCGTAATGTGATGCTCAATGCTGCCAGTGCGAATGGTCCTCGTGAGATTCAGATAGGTCTTCCATCTGCCGATGTCAATGTATTGGAGAATGGATTGCCTGTTACTTACGCAACCAATCCGCACTCTGTGAATACAATCTGGCGTGGCGATGCAAGTTTGAGCCATCAGGGTTTGCTCAAGATAGCTGAAACAGCCATCACTACCGGTAATATCGGTTATGCCGTGAACTCTTTCACCCAGAAGGGTCAGAAAGGTTTCAATGGTACTTTGAATTACAAGAGCAATCACTTCGGATTGCAGGAATTCTCTTTGAATATGAATGGCGACTTGGGAAGCGACTGGTACTACAGCTTTAATATGTATCAGGATTTCGACCCGGGAACCTTCAAGATCAAGTCAACTCCTTATCAGGACCGTACTCAGATTTACAAGGCGCTCCTCACCAAGAAGTATAACGGCAACCGTGGTGAATTTACCGCTATGTATAAGTATGCCAACAGTCATAATGTATATAACTATGCCACCCAGAGTGCTCCATTCATTTATGTAGGTGATGGAAGCGTGAAGGAGTATGGCAACTTCAAGCTCGGAACCACCTCTTATCTTCCTATTGATAATGAGATGACTTATCGCGATATGCGTACCGGCAAACTGGAGCAGACCTCTCTCTACGATGCCTGTCTGAACAAGACAAGCGAGGTAACCCTGATGAACAACTACCGTTTTAACAACGGTTTGAACTGGAAGGCTACCTTGAAGTACGATCACTCACGTGGTGCGATGGTTTACCAGTCACCAATGTCTATCATCGATTTGAAGAACGAGGCTAACAAGGGTGTATATAATTATATGTATCGTGATATCGATGGACAAACCAAGTCTTACGATGGTCAGTATGTGCAGACCCGTATGTCTTGCCTCAATTCCGGAACCATCGATGAGGCTCTCTTCACTACCGAACTCAGCAAGAAATTCAGAACTTCCACCTTCCGCCTTGGCGTGAACGAGTGGTTCTACCATATTGATTATTGCTCAAATACAACCATGTATGATCAGAGCGTTCCATCTGATGGCAGTTATGCGTTGCGTGTCTGGGATGCCAACCAGCGCAACAGCTATTTCTATGATTTCAACAAGAACGCATCTGAGTATTACAAGGGAAGCGAAAACAAACTGGCTCTCTACTTCACCCACGATTGGGACGTGACCAATAAGTTGAACCTCTACTATGGTGCACGTTTGGAGTGGCAGAAGCTGAAGGGTGAAAACGCAGCAGTGAAGAATGCAAACGGTGATTTTGTTGGTCGTTTCACAGATTACCATCTCGGTGCTACGGCAGCAGATGGAACTAAGATTGCACCAGCAGACTTGAGTTACAGCTGGTTGAACTACGATTTCTCTGTAGCAGCAACTTATAAGTTGACCGATAACTTCGGCTTCACTGGCGATTTCACTTACATTGTGCAGCATCCTAAGTTCGAGGCTTTTGCTCCAGCTACATTGCCAAATACAGGTAAGATTTCTGTGCCACTCGGTCGTGCAGGTATCTACTACAACAACTCTTGGCTGAGTTTGACATCGTTGTTCTCTTACATCTCAAAGACCAACAACAACTCAACTCTGAACCTGCAGCATGGCAGGGAGATCAAGGCTGCGCCAATGACTTACGATATCCAGACATGGGGTTGGACAACCGATGCTGTGGCTCATCCTTTCAAGGGATTCGATTTCCACTTCCTCTTCACTTATCAGAAGCCAACTTACAAGAAGTATGAAACCTGCATCACCTTCAGCGATGGCTATGTTGGCAACATCAATGCCACAGGTAATATCGTAGCCGAGATTCCTCAGATTCTCATCGAGTTGGATCCTAGCTACATGATTACCAAGGACATTAAGCTCTGGACCAGTTTCCGTTACTTCAGCAAGACCTACGCCAACATCAACGAGGCATATTACTTCAATGGTCACTGGGAGACTTTCGGAGGCTTGAACTGGCAGGCAACCAAGCGCTTGGCTCTCGGCTGCACCGTAGTCAACTTCCTCAACCAGACTGGTGCCAAGGGTAGTATCGCAGGTGCCGAGCTGATTACCAAGGATGAGGCCAAGGGAATCAAGAACCAGATAATGACGGGTAGCTATCTCCGTCCATTCACGGTAGAATTCACAGCTTCGCTGAAGTTCTAA
- a CDS encoding ATP-binding protein, with amino-acid sequence MKRIERHNYLQKLIAFKDKKLIKVITGIRRCGKSTIMEIYRDWLIAHGVMQEQIIYLNFEDYDYFELRDPRKLYSYVKPLIQQDKMTYIFFDEIQHVTDFPDIINSLNLKPTVDLYVTGSNAYMLSSEIATLLSGRYVEIAMLPLSFKEYAEGIGGTDQLPQTYIEYVSKSSFPYTLELDTANEISDYLNAVYNTIVVKDIMSRNKLSDVMMLESVIRFTADNIGNILSTKRIADLMSADGRKIDQKTVEKYLSTLCESFFLYEVKRYNIKGKQLLKTLGKYYLVDIGLRRMLLGSRSFDAGRILENIVFLELLRRQKKVYIGKMDNLEVDFVAIDENDLTYYQVAATVRDEKTLKRELASLQQIKDQYPKYILTLDEDPTADYDGIKRINALKWLMGEV; translated from the coding sequence ATGAAGAGAATAGAACGACATAACTATCTGCAAAAGCTGATAGCTTTCAAGGATAAAAAGCTTATCAAGGTGATAACAGGCATCCGCCGTTGTGGTAAATCGACCATTATGGAGATTTATCGTGACTGGCTGATAGCTCATGGAGTAATGCAAGAGCAAATCATCTATCTCAATTTTGAGGACTATGACTATTTTGAATTGCGAGACCCGAGAAAACTGTATTCTTATGTCAAACCTTTGATACAGCAAGATAAGATGACTTACATCTTTTTTGATGAGATACAGCATGTCACGGATTTTCCGGATATCATCAATAGTCTTAATTTGAAGCCAACAGTTGATTTATATGTGACGGGTTCGAATGCCTACATGCTTTCTAGCGAGATAGCTACACTCTTGTCTGGCAGGTATGTAGAGATTGCGATGCTTCCGTTGTCTTTCAAGGAGTATGCGGAAGGTATCGGTGGTACGGATCAACTTCCACAGACATATATAGAATATGTGAGCAAGAGCAGTTTCCCATATACATTGGAGTTGGATACGGCGAATGAGATTAGCGATTACTTGAATGCTGTTTACAATACGATAGTGGTAAAGGACATCATGAGTCGAAATAAACTTTCTGATGTGATGATGTTGGAGAGCGTGATACGTTTTACGGCAGATAATATCGGCAATATTCTCTCGACGAAACGTATTGCAGACTTGATGTCGGCTGATGGGCGAAAGATTGACCAAAAGACCGTGGAGAAATACCTGTCAACCCTTTGCGAGTCTTTCTTCTTGTATGAAGTGAAGCGATATAACATCAAGGGTAAGCAACTCCTCAAAACTTTGGGAAAATACTATCTGGTTGATATTGGTTTGCGACGTATGTTGCTTGGCTCTCGCTCTTTTGATGCAGGGCGCATTTTGGAAAATATCGTTTTTCTGGAACTCTTGCGTCGGCAGAAGAAAGTGTATATAGGCAAGATGGATAATTTGGAGGTTGATTTTGTTGCTATCGACGAGAATGACTTAACCTATTATCAGGTAGCTGCAACGGTAAGGGATGAGAAGACCTTGAAGCGCGAACTCGCTTCGCTTCAGCAAATCAAGGACCAATATCCCAAGTATATCTTGACGCTCGATGAAGACCCGACGGCAGATTATGATGGTATCAAGCGAATCAATGCGTTGAAATGGCTGATGGGGGAAGTATAG
- a CDS encoding GH32 C-terminal domain-containing protein, with product MKSNSMITKAACLMLMASATTSAFAQKMNIEHKGDTTIIKVENPTKYLLLPIQEEKDEAQVLLDTGSKDDTWMDVRLAQNGSDYYVPFALGKGKTATVKILGLKKDALALNLLKLSDTFDTTNTDYYRPSYHFTPLYGWMNDPNGMVYKDGEYHLYFQYNPYGSKWGNMHWGHAVSKDLVHWEHLDPAIARDPVGHIFSGSSVVDKKNTAGFGKNAIIAIYTNNSSVNHDEVQCIAYSNDNGRTFTKYEGNPVLTPFDGLKDFRDPKVFWYEKGKCWYMIVSADKETRFYKSKNLKKWTYVSAFGKGLGQQPCQYECPDFFQLPVNGDKKKMKWVMTMNINPGCWFGGSATEYFVGDFDGKKFTCPDAHDVKWLDWGKDHYATVTFSNTGDRVLGITWMSNWQYANLTPFKQNRGANGLPRELKLYEKNGKYYISEDVAPEVYALRKDTKNVADASVVGEKMLAGVAANMEGAFEIEADVTPDANGIAGIEISNNKRERTMIYFDMKQGKVVMDRTESGLTDFGKQAVPHDIELAWDKQRAAEGKEPARIANSINYKNDFALATWAPLSLCEDGKKTYHVDIFVDKSSVELFVDGGRIAMTNLVFPVAPYENVKLYTQDGKAEFKNLKVHKLGL from the coding sequence ATGAAATCCAATTCAATGATTACAAAGGCTGCCTGCCTCATGTTGATGGCATCAGCTACCACTTCTGCTTTTGCACAGAAGATGAACATCGAACACAAGGGTGATACTACTATCATCAAGGTGGAGAATCCTACCAAGTATCTTCTTCTCCCTATCCAGGAAGAGAAGGATGAGGCTCAGGTTTTGCTCGATACAGGTTCTAAGGATGATACCTGGATGGACGTTCGCCTGGCTCAGAATGGTTCTGATTACTATGTGCCTTTTGCTTTGGGCAAGGGTAAGACTGCTACAGTCAAGATTCTTGGTCTGAAGAAGGATGCTTTGGCACTCAACTTGCTCAAGCTCAGCGATACATTCGACACCACCAATACCGATTACTATCGCCCATCTTATCACTTCACTCCGCTCTATGGTTGGATGAACGACCCTAACGGAATGGTGTATAAGGATGGTGAGTATCATCTCTATTTCCAGTATAACCCATACGGAAGTAAGTGGGGCAATATGCACTGGGGACATGCCGTAAGCAAGGACCTCGTTCATTGGGAACACCTCGATCCAGCCATCGCCCGCGACCCTGTAGGTCATATCTTCTCTGGTAGTTCGGTTGTGGATAAGAAGAATACGGCAGGTTTCGGCAAGAATGCCATCATCGCCATCTATACCAACAACAGTAGTGTAAACCATGATGAGGTGCAGTGCATCGCTTATAGCAATGACAATGGTCGTACCTTTACCAAGTACGAGGGCAACCCAGTGTTGACTCCATTCGATGGCTTGAAGGACTTCCGTGACCCTAAGGTGTTCTGGTATGAGAAGGGAAAATGCTGGTATATGATTGTTTCTGCTGATAAGGAGACCCGCTTCTACAAGTCAAAGAATCTCAAGAAATGGACTTACGTGAGTGCCTTTGGTAAGGGTTTGGGTCAGCAGCCATGCCAGTATGAGTGCCCAGACTTCTTCCAGTTGCCTGTAAATGGTGATAAGAAGAAGATGAAGTGGGTGATGACCATGAATATCAATCCAGGTTGCTGGTTTGGTGGCAGTGCAACCGAGTATTTCGTAGGCGATTTCGATGGCAAAAAGTTTACTTGTCCTGATGCCCACGATGTGAAGTGGCTCGATTGGGGTAAGGATCACTATGCTACCGTTACCTTCTCAAACACAGGCGACCGAGTATTGGGTATCACCTGGATGAGCAACTGGCAGTATGCCAACCTTACTCCGTTCAAGCAGAATCGTGGTGCCAATGGTTTGCCTCGAGAGTTGAAGCTTTACGAGAAGAATGGCAAGTATTATATTTCAGAAGATGTAGCTCCTGAGGTTTATGCATTGCGTAAGGACACCAAGAATGTAGCAGATGCTTCTGTCGTCGGCGAAAAGATGCTTGCTGGTGTTGCTGCCAATATGGAGGGAGCTTTCGAGATTGAGGCTGATGTAACTCCAGATGCCAACGGCATTGCCGGTATTGAGATTTCTAACAACAAGCGTGAGCGTACCATGATCTACTTCGATATGAAGCAGGGCAAGGTAGTGATGGATAGAACAGAGAGCGGTTTGACCGATTTTGGCAAGCAGGCAGTTCCTCACGATATCGAGTTGGCTTGGGACAAGCAGCGTGCTGCAGAAGGCAAGGAGCCTGCCCGCATCGCCAACTCCATCAACTACAAGAACGATTTCGCCCTGGCTACCTGGGCTCCATTGAGTCTTTGCGAGGATGGCAAGAAGACCTATCATGTTGATATCTTCGTAGATAAGTCATCTGTAGAGCTCTTCGTAGATGGCGGTCGCATCGCCATGACCAACCTCGTCTTCCCTGTAGCTCCATACGAGAATGTGAAGCTCTACACTCAGGATGGCAAGGCTGAATTCAAGAATCTGAAGGTTCATAAACTTGGCTTGTAA